The Staphylococcus simiae genome includes the window CAATACATTGTTTGCACCAATTCAAACAACAGTAGCACAACAAATTTCAACAAGTGCACCATTATTAGTTGCAGCAAATACTGCCGGTGGTGTAGCAGCGAAATTAATTTCACCACAATCTATTGCGATTGCAACAGCAGCAGTTAAAAAAGTTGGTGAAGAATCAGCACTACTTAAAATGACACTTAAATACAGTATCGGCTTTGCAATATTCATCTGTATTTGGACATACATCCTAACATTGATATTCTAAAATATAATGTTTAGACAAGTTAAGTGGTGAACACTATATAATAGAAGAAGTATGTTTGAAGTGAAACGTATAAATGTACAAATTAAAGAGACATCCCTTGTTCCGTGAATCAAAATGGTACAAGGGATGTTTTTTGATATATAAGTAAAGGGTAATTAAGAAAGTAAGTGATGTGACAGTTTTGATTGCTTTTCATCTTAGAGTGAATCACTATATAAGCTTAAATGTAAAACGATTGTTTATATTTTAAAAATAAAAAAGCGAATTCCAGTTGCATGATGTATCAACATGACAGTCATCATTATGGAATTCGCTTTTATTATGCAATTGTTGTTATCTTTTAGTAACCTGAACCAATTTCATCGCCATGTTCGTCAAATTTCGTAACATAGCCATCATCGGCATCGACAAAGTATGAACCAGCTAAGTCGCCGTCTTTATCTAAAAATGAGAATCCCCATCTACCATTATGTTTTTCAGGTTCTTTGAATGTATATTTATCTGTATCTAATTTGTGACCTTCATAAGATTCAACTTTATCAATGACATTTGAACGTGTCACTTCATCAGATGAACTTGAACTGTCACTATCACTGTCTTTATCAGAATCTGAGTCTGATGAAGACTTAGATTTCTTACTATCTTTAGCATCAACATATTTATCAATAGCATCAGAATCAAATTTTAATGTGACATCAGAGACTTCGCCATCTTCTTTGTTTGTCGTATCGACATCAACAGAATCTGATTTGAAGATTTGATTATCTATTTTACCTTCTGCATGAACGGTTACTTCTTCATCAGGTGAATATGGACCAAATGTTTTAGAAGTGTCAGTACCTTCATTTTTGCCATTAACATAAATAGTGATGTCATTTAATTCTGAGCCATTTTCAGTCGTGACGTTAAATTTCTTTTGTTTAAAGGACTCTGTCGCCATTGTTGTATCATTACTCATATTTATTAATACGGCGCCATCAAAGTCTTTATTATTAATTTTTTTAGTTGCTTTAAGACGATAATCACCAGTAGGGAATGTACCTAATGTTGTTGTATCATCTCTTTTAACATTCACGTCATGCTTTTGACCATTAAACGTATAGGTTAACTTACCATCATTATCAGGTGATAGGCTTACCTTATAACTAGGAATATCAAATCTATATTTATCGAATAAGAAGAATTTCTTACCATCCTTTGTGATTGACATAACTGTACTGTCGTTAGCATAGATGGTCGCTTGTTTAGCTTTACCATCTTTAATATCACTGGTTTTGGATTGAATACTATCAGCAACTTTTGTTAAATTCCCCTTTGTTTTAACATAAGCTAAAAATGCCTTTGCTTCATCTTCATTCAATTTTTTACCATCAGAAGTGACTTGATTTGCTAATCCTTTCGCATCATTTTTGTCGATAGCATGTGCAATATTAGCAGCGTCATTCTTCGGTGACAGCTGTTTATTTAAAATTAAGAATGCTGCAACGAGTAAGATCACTAATACAGCAATGATGATAATAAAAATAAGTGGTTTCTTACTTTTTTCTTGTGCTGTGGGGGTGGCCCATAAGCACGTTTAGGTTGCTGATTATGAGGTTGTCTTGGTTGTTGTGCAGCCGTACTACGATTTGTATGCTGAGATGCTTGTTGTGTTGTTTGATTATTAGCATGGTTTGTTGTTTGTGATGAAGCAGAGCTATGTGTCTGCTGTGATGAATCACTCGCAGCAGTTTGTTGTGAAACATGATGTTGTGATGATTCACTATGATTGCCATTGTTAACAACTTGATCGTTATGCGTTGGTTGCGAAGATGTCGGTTGCGATGTTTGTTTAGCCTTATCGTTATGATCGGCTTGTTGTGGTTTAACACTTTGAACGGGTGTACCACAATTTGTACAAACTTTGACACCTTCTTTTAACGGCTGTCCACAATTTTTACAAAATTTCATATTACAAACCACTATCCTCACCTAAATTATTTAACATATCACTTAAATCTTCAAGACTTTCGCTATTACTATCCCAACTACTACTGCCCGAACCAGGAAACACATCTTTAGCACTGTCAGAGATACTATGGATCATAGTAGTTACTAATGATTCACCGAGAACACGCACAAAGACAAAGATAATAATTAAATAAATGACTATAGCATAAAAACTTGAGAATTTGACTTGATCACGTCCACTATACTTAGCAACTAAATACATACCTGAAATGATGAAAAGTAAAATAGTGATTAGCATAATAGCAGAAGCAAACGTATACGTACCGATAATAAAAGCAAATACACCAATAATAAATATTGCAATTGTAATGCTATTAATTAGTACATAGTCTGATAATACTTGTTGGAAAGTTAATCTGCCTCTCACCATTAACTTACTTATAACATATGTTGCGCCAATATTAACCGCAATGAATGCAAAAGCAATTAATAAGATACGCATAATGAGAGTGCCACTGATAAAGCCACTGAGAAGACCACTGAGAATGGTACGTGAAAATATAGCTAAAGCTATGGCCATAACGATAAATCCAATGACAATTAATGACGCTAATAATTTATAGCTAAATACTTTGCGGTTGTTAATAAGGTGGTCAGGTGATATGAATGCACCACTAAAGAAGCCTTTACTTTCTTGTGCTACATCTTTGACTTGATTAACCAATTGACTTGGCTGTTGCTGCTGTCCGTTAGGTTGCTGTTGATATTGATTATATTGCTGTGATTGTTGACCATATGGAGCTTGTTGTTGTCCATACTGTTGACCGTTAGGTTGTTGATTAAATGTGTGATCATTTGATTGAGTGTACTGTTGATTTGTTGATTGATGATGTGATGCGTTTGTTGATGTTGAGTTGTCTTCAGATGTTGCTGTCTGTTGAGGTGTTTGTGTGTGTTGCTCTGTTGAATGATGGTGTTGTGACTGTTCGCTAGTGGATGATGTTGCAGATGTTTGTGGTGTTAATTTTGTACCACATTCCCCGCAGAATGCATCATCTGGGCTTACAGGTTGACCACAATTGGGACATTTCATAGGTAAATCCTCCTAAAACAATATTTATTAATTTTAAAATTATAACTTTAAGTTTATATTGTTCAATTCAAAATATCAAGAAGCTTTTAAAGTTATTATCAATTATTACAATTATAATTTATAAAGGTCTATATTAATAAAAAGTATAATAAGTAGATTTTCTTAAAATGTATGAATGATTTATAGAGACAATGTATCTCAAATGATAGTAATTTTTTGAATTTATCACATCATAAAACATAATATTAATATATAAAGATTTATATAAATTTAAATATAATTATATAAAAATCATTGATTAGGGTAT containing:
- a CDS encoding zinc ribbon domain-containing protein, which codes for MKCPNCGQPVSPDDAFCGECGTKLTPQTSATSSTSEQSQHHHSTEQHTQTPQQTATSEDNSTSTNASHHQSTNQQYTQSNDHTFNQQPNGQQYGQQQAPYGQQSQQYNQYQQQPNGQQQQPSQLVNQVKDVAQESKGFFSGAFISPDHLINNRKVFSYKLLASLIVIGFIVMAIALAIFSRTILSGLLSGFISGTLIMRILLIAFAFIAVNIGATYVISKLMVRGRLTFQQVLSDYVLINSITIAIFIIGVFAFIIGTYTFASAIMLITILLFIISGMYLVAKYSGRDQVKFSSFYAIVIYLIIIFVFVRVLGESLVTTMIHSISDSAKDVFPGSGSSSWDSNSESLEDLSDMLNNLGEDSGL